Proteins co-encoded in one Chitinophagales bacterium genomic window:
- a CDS encoding heavy metal translocating P-type ATPase, with protein sequence MNKHITHPHPPEYDKNGNLICCTLEEKIDSKTPPPIAPRKEEHHEGDGHDHSHDHDHNGELGWKAYLPSIISLVLLLSGLAVEHLLEASFFRGWIKIVWYTFAYLPVGLPVLKEAWVALRKGEIFTEFFLMGIATIGAFAIGEYPEGVAVMLFYAIGELFQTAAVKRAKNNIKALLDVRPKTANVLRNSSYQTVNPETVVIGEIIQVKVGEKIPLDGILLSKKAVLNTAALTGESKPQNVVEGEKVMAGSINLDGVIELKVEKLFNDSSIARILELVQNATSRKSKTELLIRRLAKIYTPIVVYLAIAICIIPYFFVADYVFTEWLYRALIFLVISCPCALVISIPLGYFGGLGAASRKGLLFKGATFLDQLTKVNTLVMDKTGTVTKGVFKIKDIEIRGNFSEGEFMKLLMAIEAKSTHPIAKAIMEYSTDTTLPEATEIQEIAGKGLKGKVNGQSIFVGNKKLMEQFGIGVPSSTDGIVESIVMVGIEGQFAGYVTIADELKEDAKDTIQQLKANGIERLVMLSGDKDSITQKVAKELGITNAKGGLLPEDKLNEVETIKKDPTKIVAFVGDGINDAPVLAASDIGIAMGAMGSDVAIETADIIIQTDQPSKIVTGIKIGNATQRIIWQNIALAFGVKIIVLILGAGGLATMWEAVFADVGVALLAILNAVRLQRKEWD encoded by the coding sequence ATGAACAAGCATATTACGCATCCACATCCTCCCGAATACGACAAAAACGGCAATCTAATTTGCTGTACTTTAGAGGAAAAGATAGACAGCAAAACACCTCCGCCCATCGCTCCGAGAAAAGAGGAACACCATGAAGGAGACGGACACGACCATTCACACGACCACGACCATAATGGAGAATTGGGTTGGAAAGCATATCTCCCTTCAATTATTAGTTTGGTGCTTTTGTTGTCGGGTTTAGCAGTCGAACACTTATTGGAAGCCTCCTTTTTTCGAGGTTGGATTAAAATTGTATGGTACACGTTTGCCTATTTGCCTGTTGGTTTGCCTGTATTGAAGGAAGCATGGGTAGCCCTACGAAAAGGCGAAATTTTTACCGAGTTTTTCTTAATGGGTATCGCTACAATTGGAGCTTTTGCTATTGGAGAATATCCCGAAGGAGTGGCGGTGATGCTTTTTTATGCCATTGGCGAGTTGTTTCAAACGGCGGCTGTTAAACGTGCAAAAAACAACATCAAAGCCTTGTTGGATGTGCGCCCAAAGACTGCAAATGTTTTAAGGAATAGTTCTTACCAAACGGTTAATCCCGAAACGGTTGTAATCGGTGAAATCATACAAGTCAAAGTGGGTGAAAAAATACCTTTGGATGGCATTTTACTTTCCAAAAAAGCAGTTTTAAATACAGCAGCACTGACAGGCGAAAGTAAACCGCAAAATGTGGTAGAAGGCGAAAAGGTGATGGCAGGCTCTATTAATTTGGATGGTGTGATTGAGCTGAAAGTTGAAAAGTTATTCAATGATAGTTCCATTGCTCGTATTTTGGAACTGGTACAGAACGCTACTTCTCGCAAGTCTAAAACGGAATTGTTAATCAGGCGTTTGGCAAAAATCTATACGCCCATTGTGGTTTATTTGGCGATTGCCATTTGCATTATTCCTTACTTTTTTGTGGCAGATTATGTGTTTACGGAGTGGTTGTATCGGGCTTTGATTTTCTTGGTCATTTCCTGTCCTTGTGCTTTGGTGATTTCTATACCATTGGGTTATTTTGGAGGATTGGGAGCAGCTTCCCGAAAAGGTTTGCTATTTAAAGGAGCAACTTTTCTTGACCAATTGACGAAGGTGAATACTTTGGTGATGGACAAAACGGGAACAGTCACCAAAGGCGTTTTCAAAATCAAAGACATTGAGATAAGAGGCAATTTCAGCGAAGGTGAGTTTATGAAATTGCTGATGGCAATTGAAGCAAAATCTACTCACCCGATTGCCAAAGCCATTATGGAATATTCAACAGATACTACCCTTCCCGAAGCAACCGAAATTCAAGAAATTGCAGGGAAAGGATTGAAGGGCAAGGTCAATGGACAATCTATTTTTGTGGGAAATAAAAAGTTGATGGAGCAATTTGGGATTGGTGTTCCTTCTTCTACCGATGGTATTGTGGAAAGTATTGTAATGGTCGGTATTGAGGGGCAGTTTGCTGGATATGTGACCATTGCAGACGAATTGAAGGAAGATGCAAAAGACACCATTCAGCAATTGAAAGCGAATGGGATAGAGCGATTGGTTATGTTGTCGGGAGATAAGGATTCTATTACTCAAAAAGTAGCGAAGGAATTGGGCATCACCAATGCAAAAGGTGGATTGCTGCCCGAAGATAAACTGAATGAAGTAGAAACGATTAAAAAAGACCCAACCAAAATAGTTGCCTTTGTGGGTGATGGTATTAATGATGCGCCTGTATTGGCGGCAAGTGATATTGGCATTGCGATGGGTGCAATGGGAAGTGATGTTGCGATTGAAACCGCAGACATCATCATTCAAACCGACCAACCTTCAAAAATCGTAACAGGCATCAAAATTGGCAATGCGACTCAACGAATAATTTGGCAAAATATAGCATTGGCTTTTGGAGTGAAAATTATTGTTTTGATACTTGGAGCAGGTGGATTGGCTACGATGTGGGAAGCAGTTTTTGCAGATGTGGGCGTGGCATTATTGGCTATTTTGAATGCAGTGCGATTGCAGCGGAAGGAGTGGGATTGA
- a CDS encoding RimK family alpha-L-glutamate ligase, giving the protein MNILILASTTKRGTSTKKMEEEAKQRGHTVTVLSYLDMYLWFNNKGGHHRVYHNGKRIHRGDFDVIIPRIGKDLRKGVEILIMLVYYLGMKSIITPEALSLVTNKWHTFSRLAQYGIMMPKTIKIDKAPYDLSEMVKWLGGYPIILKGETGSQGKGVVIMETETTAKMVVEDKVNSGISFTLQQFVNTSKTNRKRDIRVWVIDGKVIGAYTRFSGEDGDPRTNYSINKLGEPTELTEEEKNIAIKTAQAVGLQVAAIDLARCVDTAKTYVFEVNGNGSLKGFSKVTEIPLAEHIIDYTEKVAQGIVTQPLELPTFTESMEAYFEDLGEGNTETVACRITPTAKEYLHAFAEQHGYENISACMKSLLYNGSRYFAQNQLLQKQREDLTSTIEKQAVTIQEQKAEIQRLKDSLNSYKTAHSKQKREVQRLTTRQEQSFYMGDHYSQFEELIAELQWEYRETLPLVLAAYVLEVESDYLWQPNINKIVKRLKLIEA; this is encoded by the coding sequence ATGAACATTTTAATCTTAGCTTCAACCACGAAGCGAGGCACATCTACCAAAAAAATGGAAGAAGAAGCCAAACAAAGAGGACATACCGTAACCGTTTTAAGTTACTTGGATATGTACCTTTGGTTCAACAACAAAGGTGGACATCATCGAGTGTACCACAACGGAAAACGAATACATCGAGGCGACTTTGATGTAATCATTCCACGAATCGGAAAGGATTTGAGGAAAGGAGTAGAAATACTCATTATGTTGGTGTACTATCTCGGAATGAAAAGCATCATTACTCCCGAAGCACTAAGCCTTGTCACAAACAAATGGCATACCTTTTCGAGATTGGCACAGTATGGTATAATGATGCCTAAAACCATCAAGATAGACAAAGCACCTTATGACCTATCCGAAATGGTCAAATGGTTGGGAGGTTATCCGATTATCCTCAAAGGTGAAACAGGCTCACAGGGTAAAGGAGTGGTGATAATGGAAACCGAAACAACGGCTAAAATGGTCGTTGAAGATAAAGTAAACAGTGGCATATCGTTCACTTTGCAGCAATTTGTAAACACTTCCAAAACGAACCGTAAACGTGATATTCGAGTATGGGTAATTGATGGAAAAGTAATTGGAGCATACACCCGATTCAGTGGAGAGGATGGCGACCCACGTACCAACTATTCCATCAACAAATTGGGCGAACCCACAGAACTGACCGAAGAAGAAAAAAACATTGCTATCAAAACTGCCCAAGCAGTCGGTTTACAAGTAGCTGCAATAGATTTGGCAAGGTGTGTAGATACCGCTAAAACTTATGTTTTTGAAGTAAACGGCAATGGCTCACTCAAAGGCTTCTCGAAAGTGACTGAAATTCCCCTTGCAGAACACATCATTGACTATACGGAGAAAGTAGCACAAGGTATCGTAACCCAACCGCTTGAACTACCTACCTTCACTGAAAGTATGGAGGCATATTTTGAAGATTTGGGAGAAGGAAATACCGAAACCGTAGCTTGTAGGATAACACCCACTGCAAAGGAGTATCTACACGCCTTTGCAGAACAACATGGCTACGAAAACATATCTGCTTGTATGAAATCGCTGCTCTACAATGGTAGTCGCTATTTTGCACAAAATCAACTCCTACAAAAGCAGAGAGAGGACTTGACTTCAACCATCGAAAAACAGGCTGTCACAATTCAAGAACAAAAGGCAGAAATTCAACGATTGAAGGATAGCCTTAACTCCTACAAAACGGCTCACAGTAAGCAGAAAAGAGAGGTACAGCGATTGACCACACGCCAAGAACAAAGTTTTTACATGGGCGACCATTATTCACAGTTTGAGGAATTGATTGCAGAACTTCAATGGGAGTATAGAGAAACCTTGCCTTTGGTCTTAGCTGCCTATGTTTTGGAAGTGGAGTCGGACTATCTATGGCAGCCAAATATCAACAAAATTGTTAAACGCTTAAAATTAATAGAAGCATGA
- a CDS encoding helix-turn-helix domain-containing protein, whose product MVQNFIMTTPEQLEELILKSIKTALLQHKPLETAISIKHILNANEAARFLQISKHTLYRMTSNNEVPFFKRGKKLYFKRSELLKWIEAGKQKTVEEVLADTDDYLMNRKKKKQ is encoded by the coding sequence ATGGTACAAAATTTCATAATGACTACCCCCGAACAACTAGAGGAGCTTATCCTCAAAAGTATTAAAACAGCCTTACTACAACACAAGCCTTTAGAAACTGCTATCTCTATCAAGCATATTCTTAATGCTAATGAAGCAGCTCGATTCCTCCAAATTTCTAAGCATACGCTTTATCGTATGACAAGTAACAATGAAGTTCCATTCTTCAAAAGAGGTAAAAAACTCTACTTCAAACGTTCCGAACTCCTAAAGTGGATAGAAGCAGGGAAGCAAAAAACAGTTGAAGAAGTATTAGCTGATACAGATGATTATTTAATGAACCGAAAAAAGAAAAAGCAATGA
- a CDS encoding methyltransferase domain-containing protein, with translation MDKKLKEAIKYYDNFSKVYDWFSPKWYYHNARNYAIEQLQLKEGDTVLNLPCGTGQNFEYFQKFLNGIGLIIGIDLSEGMLEKAKAKKSDNHWNNIKIFKEDATQINKEWIATHFNNSLKIDAILCDLGLSGFPNWKLVIDNMLDLLKPNGRLVIMDWYISKPTLRGTFIKWIGKGEVNRPIYQYLESKGVNFEVNTSFNRGGVFVATGIK, from the coding sequence ATGGATAAAAAATTGAAAGAGGCTATCAAATATTACGATAACTTTTCAAAAGTCTATGACTGGTTTTCGCCAAAATGGTATTACCATAATGCGAGAAACTATGCCATTGAGCAATTACAATTGAAGGAAGGAGATACTGTTTTGAATCTGCCTTGTGGTACAGGACAAAACTTTGAATATTTTCAAAAATTTCTCAATGGAATAGGGTTAATTATCGGTATTGACCTTTCGGAAGGAATGTTAGAAAAAGCGAAAGCAAAAAAATCCGATAATCATTGGAACAACATCAAAATATTCAAAGAAGATGCTACACAAATCAATAAGGAGTGGATAGCAACTCACTTCAATAACTCTTTAAAAATAGATGCTATTCTTTGTGATTTGGGCTTGTCGGGGTTTCCTAATTGGAAGTTGGTCATTGACAATATGCTCGACTTATTAAAACCTAATGGTAGGTTGGTTATCATGGACTGGTATATTTCAAAGCCAACATTGAGAGGAACTTTCATCAAATGGATAGGGAAAGGTGAGGTCAATCGCCCTATCTATCAATATTTAGAATCGAAAGGGGTGAACTTTGAAGTAAATACTTCATTTAATAGAGGTGGTGTATTCGTAGCAACTGGAATTAAATAA